The following are encoded together in the Erwinia sp. E602 genome:
- the plsB gene encoding glycerol-3-phosphate 1-O-acyltransferase PlsB, giving the protein MSGWRNLYYNLLNLPVKFLVKSKAIPAEPVAELGLDTSRPIMYVLPYDSKADLLALREQCRKQELPDPLQPLEIDGTLLPRYVFIHDGPRLFPYYVPNPDSVKLFHDYLDLHRSHPDLDVQMVPVSVMFGRAPGREVQGESQPHLRVLNGIQKFFAVLWLGRDSFVRFSPMVSLRHMATEHGTDKTIAQKLARVARMHFARQRLAAIGPRLPVRQDLFNKLLQSKAIAKAVEDEARSKKISHEKAQQNAIELMEEVAADFSYEAIRLTDRIMGWTWSKLYQGINVNGGERVRQLAQDGHEIVYVPCHRSHMDYLLLSYVLYHQGLVPPHIAAGINLNFWPAGPIFRRLGAFFIRRTFKGNKLYSTVFREYLGELFTRGYSVEYFVEGGRSRTGRLLDPKTGTLSMTIQAMLRGGNRPITLVPIYIGYEHVMEVGTYAKELRGATKEKEGFLSMVRGLRKLRNLGQGYVNFGEPLPLVAYLNQQVPEWREAIDPIEAQRPAWLTPAVNDIAQKVMVRINNAGAANAMNLCVTALLASRQRSMTRDQLTEQLGCYVELLRNVPYSPDATVPDMTPEALLEHALSMNKFELEQDSIGEIVILPREQAVLMTYYRNNIHHMLVLPSLIAAVLMQHRELSRDELLRQVSVIYPMLKSELFLRWDAAELPQVIEPLVAEMARQGLLLVEDQHLRLNPPRFRTLQLLAAGVRETLQRYAITFSILSANPAINRGTLEKESRTMAQRLSVLHGINAPEFFDKAVFTSLVLTLRDEGYISDSGDAQVERTQRVYQLLAELITQDVRMTIESAVAPEPSAAAVTESAIAPE; this is encoded by the coding sequence ATGTCAGGTTGGCGTAATTTATATTATAACCTTTTGAATCTGCCAGTTAAATTTCTGGTAAAGAGTAAGGCAATTCCGGCCGAGCCGGTTGCTGAGCTCGGGCTCGATACGTCGCGCCCTATTATGTATGTGCTGCCTTATGATTCAAAGGCCGATCTCCTGGCGCTGCGTGAGCAGTGTCGCAAACAGGAGCTGCCGGATCCGCTGCAGCCGCTGGAGATCGATGGCACCCTGTTGCCGCGTTATGTGTTTATCCATGACGGCCCGCGCCTGTTCCCTTACTACGTGCCAAACCCGGATTCGGTCAAGCTGTTCCATGACTATCTGGACCTGCACCGCAGCCATCCTGACCTTGATGTGCAGATGGTGCCGGTGTCGGTGATGTTTGGCCGTGCGCCGGGACGCGAGGTGCAGGGCGAAAGCCAGCCGCATCTGCGGGTGCTGAACGGCATTCAAAAATTCTTTGCGGTGCTGTGGCTGGGGCGCGACAGCTTCGTGCGCTTCTCGCCGATGGTCTCGCTGCGCCATATGGCCACCGAGCACGGCACGGATAAAACCATCGCTCAGAAGCTGGCCCGCGTGGCGCGTATGCATTTCGCCCGCCAGCGCCTGGCGGCGATCGGCCCGCGTCTGCCGGTGCGTCAGGACCTGTTTAACAAGCTGCTGCAGTCGAAAGCCATCGCCAAGGCGGTGGAAGACGAGGCGCGCAGCAAGAAAATCTCCCATGAGAAGGCCCAGCAGAACGCCATCGAACTGATGGAAGAGGTGGCGGCCGACTTCTCCTATGAGGCGATCCGCCTGACCGACCGCATTATGGGCTGGACCTGGAGCAAGCTTTACCAGGGGATCAACGTCAACGGCGGTGAGCGCGTACGCCAGCTGGCGCAGGACGGCCACGAGATCGTCTACGTGCCGTGCCACCGCAGCCATATGGATTACCTGCTGCTCTCCTACGTGCTCTATCACCAGGGGCTGGTGCCGCCGCATATCGCGGCCGGAATTAACCTGAACTTCTGGCCGGCCGGGCCGATTTTCCGCCGGCTGGGGGCGTTCTTTATCCGTCGCACCTTTAAGGGCAATAAACTCTACTCGACGGTATTCCGCGAATACCTCGGCGAGCTGTTTACCCGCGGCTATTCGGTGGAGTACTTCGTGGAGGGCGGACGCTCACGCACCGGCCGCCTGCTCGATCCGAAAACCGGCACGCTGTCGATGACCATTCAGGCGATGCTGCGCGGCGGCAACCGGCCAATCACCCTGGTGCCGATCTATATTGGCTACGAGCACGTGATGGAAGTAGGTACCTACGCTAAAGAGCTGCGCGGCGCGACCAAAGAGAAAGAGGGCTTCCTGTCGATGGTGCGCGGGCTGCGTAAGCTGCGAAATCTCGGCCAGGGCTACGTCAACTTTGGCGAACCGCTGCCGCTGGTCGCGTATCTTAACCAGCAGGTGCCGGAGTGGCGCGAGGCGATTGACCCGATTGAGGCCCAGCGCCCGGCGTGGTTAACCCCGGCGGTGAACGATATTGCCCAGAAAGTGATGGTGCGCATCAACAACGCCGGGGCGGCGAACGCCATGAACCTGTGCGTGACCGCGCTGCTGGCTTCACGCCAGCGCTCGATGACCCGTGACCAGCTGACCGAACAGCTCGGCTGCTACGTCGAACTGCTGCGCAACGTGCCCTATTCGCCGGATGCCACCGTGCCGGATATGACGCCGGAAGCGCTGCTGGAACACGCGCTGAGCATGAATAAGTTTGAGCTGGAGCAGGACAGCATCGGTGAGATCGTGATTCTGCCGCGCGAGCAGGCGGTGCTGATGACCTACTACCGCAACAACATTCATCATATGCTGGTGCTGCCGTCGCTGATTGCCGCGGTCCTGATGCAGCACCGCGAGCTGAGCCGTGATGAGCTGCTGCGCCAGGTCAGCGTGATCTACCCGATGCTGAAAAGCGAGCTGTTCCTGCGCTGGGATGCCGCAGAGCTGCCGCAGGTGATTGAGCCGCTGGTGGCCGAGATGGCGCGTCAGGGCCTGCTGCTGGTGGAAGACCAGCATCTGCGCCTGAACCCGCCGCGTTTCCGCACCCTTCAGCTGCTGGCCGCCGGCGTACGCGAAACCCTGCAGCGTTATGCCATTACCTTCTCGATCCTCAGCGCGAACCCGGCGATTAACCGCGGCACGCTGGAGAAAGAGAGCCGCACCATGGCCCAGCGCCTGTCGGTGCTGCACGGCATTAACGCGCCGGAGTTCTTCGACAAGGCGGTGTTCACCTCGCTGGTGCTGACGCTGCGTGATGAAGGCTACATCAGCGATTCCGGTGATGCCCAGGTTGAACGGACCCAGCGCGTTTACCAGCTGCTGGCGGAGCTGATCACCCAGGACGTGCGGATGACGATTGAAAGTGCTGTGGCACCGGAGCCCTCCGCCGCTGCCGTGACGGAGAGCGCGATCGCGCCGGAGTAA
- the ubiA gene encoding 4-hydroxybenzoate octaprenyltransferase encodes MERSLPMSKLAAYCRLMRIDKPIGTVLLLWPTLWALWLAADGVPPLNVLLVFTLGVITMRAAGCVINDFADRKIDGHVKRTRLRPLPSGAVTSREAKLLFAGLVLVSFALVLTMNRMTILLSFGGLTLAWMYPFMKRHTHLPQVVLGAAFGWAIPMGWAAVSESVPLVCWLLFFANVCWTVAYDTLYAMVDRDDDLKIGVKSTAILFGRFDKLIVGLLQLATLALMALVGWLSGLGGAFWWSMLLAAGLFIHQQRQVAGRDRDACFRAFLNNNYVGMVLFAGIAISLW; translated from the coding sequence GTGGAGAGAAGTCTGCCAATGAGTAAATTAGCGGCGTACTGCCGCCTGATGCGCATCGATAAGCCGATCGGCACGGTGCTACTGCTGTGGCCGACGCTGTGGGCGCTGTGGCTGGCGGCGGACGGCGTGCCGCCGCTGAACGTGCTGCTGGTGTTTACGCTGGGGGTAATTACCATGCGCGCTGCCGGCTGCGTGATTAACGACTTCGCCGACCGCAAAATCGACGGCCACGTCAAACGCACCCGGCTGCGCCCGCTGCCGAGCGGGGCGGTCACCAGCCGTGAGGCCAAACTGCTGTTTGCCGGGCTGGTGCTGGTCTCCTTCGCGCTGGTGCTGACCATGAACCGCATGACTATCCTGCTGTCGTTCGGCGGCCTGACGCTGGCGTGGATGTACCCGTTTATGAAGCGTCACACCCACCTGCCGCAGGTGGTGCTGGGCGCGGCGTTTGGCTGGGCGATCCCGATGGGCTGGGCGGCGGTCAGCGAGAGCGTGCCGCTGGTCTGCTGGCTGCTGTTTTTTGCTAACGTCTGCTGGACGGTGGCTTACGACACCCTGTACGCGATGGTCGATCGCGACGACGACCTGAAGATTGGCGTCAAGTCGACGGCGATCCTGTTTGGCCGCTTCGATAAGCTAATCGTCGGACTGCTGCAGCTGGCAACGCTGGCGCTGATGGCGCTGGTCGGCTGGCTGAGCGGGCTGGGCGGGGCGTTCTGGTGGTCCATGCTGCTGGCGGCCGGGCTGTTTATACACCAGCAGAGGCAGGTGGCAGGACGCGATCGCGACGCCTGTTTCAGGGCGTTCCTGAATAACAACTACGTCGGTATGGTGCTGTTTGCCGGCATCGCTATCAGCCTCTGGTAG
- the ubiC gene encoding chorismate lyase, with product MAENALSPLRAIDWLPESSPLLTAPLLDWLMEVDSMTRRFERYCGEVTVNVLREGFVGGDAWPEESALLPDEPRYWLREIELCGDGVPWLVARTLVPESTLVGPEQKLQQLGSVPLGRYLFASSTLTRDFIDVGHHGALWARRSRLRLTGKPLLLTELFLPASPLYASLAPEQRS from the coding sequence ATGGCTGAGAACGCGCTGTCGCCGTTGCGCGCGATCGACTGGCTGCCCGAATCCTCACCCCTGCTGACCGCCCCCCTGCTTGACTGGCTGATGGAAGTTGACTCAATGACCCGGCGTTTTGAACGCTACTGCGGTGAGGTGACGGTCAACGTGCTGCGCGAAGGCTTTGTCGGCGGAGACGCCTGGCCGGAAGAGTCAGCGCTGTTGCCTGACGAGCCGCGCTACTGGCTGCGTGAAATTGAGCTGTGCGGCGACGGCGTACCCTGGCTGGTGGCGCGCACGCTGGTGCCGGAGTCAACGCTGGTCGGGCCGGAGCAGAAGCTGCAGCAGCTGGGCAGCGTGCCGCTGGGGCGCTATCTGTTTGCCAGCTCAACCCTGACCCGCGATTTTATTGACGTCGGCCACCACGGCGCGCTGTGGGCACGGCGCTCGCGCCTGCGCCTCACGGGCAAGCCGCTGCTGCTGACCGAACTGTTTTTACCCGCTTCGCCGCTGTATGCCAGCCTGGCGCCAGAGCAGAGATCCTGA
- the psiE gene encoding phosphate-starvation-inducible protein PsiE — protein MTPPAHNTPATRLAFALQMVLNAGLIALAVILVIFLGKETIHLANVLLNTGEQTSSYLLIEGIVIYFLYFEFIALIVKYFQSGYHFPLRYFVYIGITAIIRLIIVDHKNPLDTLAYTFAILILVCTLWLANSNRLKRE, from the coding sequence ATGACTCCCCCCGCCCATAACACCCCGGCCACCCGGCTGGCTTTTGCCCTGCAGATGGTGCTGAACGCCGGCCTGATTGCGCTGGCCGTGATCCTGGTGATTTTTCTCGGTAAAGAGACCATCCACCTGGCCAACGTGCTGCTGAACACCGGCGAGCAGACCTCGTCTTACCTGCTGATTGAAGGCATCGTGATCTATTTTCTCTACTTTGAATTTATCGCGTTGATCGTCAAATACTTCCAGTCGGGCTACCACTTCCCGCTACGCTACTTCGTCTATATCGGCATCACGGCGATTATCCGCCTGATTATCGTCGACCATAAAAATCCGCTGGATACGCTGGCCTACACCTTCGCCATTCTTATCCTGGTGTGCACTCTGTGGCTGGCGAACAGTAACCGCCTGAAACGCGAGTAA
- a CDS encoding YjbH domain-containing protein, protein MKKRYLLSLLSFSVTCALQAQAASYPEPVGPSQSDFGGVGLMQVPTARMAKEGEFSLNYRNNDQYRFYSASVALFPWLEATVRYTDVRTRQYSGSEEFSGNQSYKDKAFDLKLRLWEEGFWLPEVAVGTRDLGGTGLFDSEYLVATKAWGPFDFTLGMGFGYLGNSGNVTNPFCRASDKYCYRDGSNGTPGSVSISNAFHGPAAIFGGIEYQTPWQPLRLKAEYEGNDYQGDFAGKLEQKSKFNVGAIYRVTDWADVNVSYERGNTFMAGFTLRTNFNDNTQVQRDKPVPAYNPQPQERFLEPTTTAAQLTDLKYNAGFDAPRIQVKGDTLYASGEQTKYRDTARGVERANVILANHLPEGVEKIRVTEIRNNMPQVTTETDVVSLKRQLEGYPLGHEETLRQVRINPHLPENAEQGFYIDGDRLDYSLSPVLNQSVGGPESFYMYQVGVSANASYWLTNHLLIDGSVFVNVANNYNRFNYDGAPGDSSLPRVRTHIREYVENDAYVNNLQANYMRHLGGDFYGQVYGGYLETMYGGVGGELLYRPLDASWAIGVDANYVKQRDWDNMMKFTNYKAKVGNLTGYWQPWFFEGVLVKASVGQYLAEDKGVTVDVSKRFDSGVAVGVYATKTNVSSEEYGEGDFTKGFYVSIPMDLFSLDPIRGRAQINWTPLTRDGGQQLGRKYNLYDLTSDRDINYR, encoded by the coding sequence ATGAAAAAACGTTACCTTCTCAGCCTGCTCTCATTCTCTGTCACCTGCGCGCTGCAGGCACAGGCGGCTTCTTACCCGGAACCTGTCGGTCCGTCACAGTCTGACTTCGGCGGCGTCGGCCTGATGCAGGTGCCGACCGCGCGGATGGCGAAAGAGGGCGAGTTCAGCCTCAACTACCGTAACAACGATCAGTATCGCTTCTACTCGGCTTCGGTAGCGCTGTTCCCGTGGCTGGAAGCGACCGTGCGCTACACTGACGTCCGTACCCGTCAATACAGCGGCTCGGAAGAGTTCAGCGGCAATCAGAGCTACAAAGACAAGGCGTTTGACCTCAAGCTGCGCCTGTGGGAAGAGGGCTTCTGGCTGCCGGAAGTGGCGGTCGGCACCCGCGATCTGGGCGGTACCGGGCTGTTTGACAGTGAATACCTGGTGGCGACCAAGGCCTGGGGGCCGTTTGACTTCACCCTCGGCATGGGCTTTGGCTACCTCGGCAACAGCGGCAACGTGACTAACCCGTTCTGCCGGGCCAGCGATAAATACTGCTACCGTGACGGCAGCAACGGCACGCCGGGGTCGGTCAGCATCAGCAACGCCTTCCACGGTCCGGCTGCGATCTTCGGCGGTATCGAATACCAGACGCCGTGGCAGCCTCTGCGCCTGAAGGCCGAATACGAAGGCAACGATTACCAGGGTGACTTTGCCGGCAAGCTGGAGCAGAAAAGTAAGTTCAACGTCGGAGCCATTTACCGCGTCACCGACTGGGCGGACGTCAACGTCAGCTACGAGCGTGGCAACACCTTTATGGCGGGCTTCACCCTGCGCACCAACTTTAATGACAATACCCAGGTGCAGCGTGATAAGCCGGTACCGGCTTACAACCCGCAGCCGCAGGAGCGGTTCCTCGAGCCGACCACCACCGCCGCGCAGCTGACCGACCTGAAATACAACGCCGGCTTCGACGCGCCGCGCATTCAGGTGAAAGGCGACACGTTGTACGCAAGCGGTGAGCAGACCAAATACCGCGACACCGCACGCGGCGTGGAGCGCGCCAACGTGATCCTCGCCAACCATCTGCCGGAAGGCGTAGAGAAGATCCGCGTCACCGAGATCCGCAATAATATGCCGCAGGTGACCACCGAAACCGACGTTGTCAGCCTGAAGCGCCAGCTGGAAGGCTATCCGCTGGGGCATGAAGAGACGCTGCGTCAGGTGCGTATCAACCCGCACCTGCCGGAGAACGCCGAGCAGGGCTTCTACATCGACGGCGATCGCCTCGACTACAGCCTGTCGCCGGTGCTCAACCAGTCGGTTGGCGGCCCGGAAAGCTTCTACATGTACCAGGTGGGCGTGTCGGCTAACGCCAGCTACTGGCTGACCAACCACCTGCTGATTGACGGCAGCGTGTTCGTCAACGTGGCCAACAACTACAACCGCTTTAACTACGACGGCGCGCCGGGCGACTCGAGCCTGCCGCGGGTGCGTACCCACATCCGCGAGTACGTGGAAAACGACGCCTACGTCAACAACCTGCAGGCCAACTACATGCGCCACCTCGGCGGTGATTTCTACGGCCAGGTGTACGGTGGTTATCTGGAGACCATGTACGGCGGCGTCGGCGGTGAACTGCTCTATCGTCCGCTGGACGCCAGCTGGGCGATTGGCGTCGATGCCAACTACGTTAAGCAGCGTGACTGGGACAACATGATGAAGTTCACCAACTACAAGGCCAAGGTGGGCAATCTGACCGGTTACTGGCAGCCGTGGTTCTTCGAGGGCGTGCTGGTCAAGGCCAGCGTCGGGCAGTATCTGGCGGAGGATAAGGGCGTGACCGTTGACGTCTCCAAACGCTTCGACAGCGGCGTGGCCGTCGGCGTCTACGCCACCAAAACCAACGTCTCGTCGGAAGAGTATGGCGAAGGGGACTTCACCAAAGGGTTCTACGTCTCCATCCCGATGGATCTGTTCAGCCTCGATCCGATCCGCGGCCGCGCCCAGATCAACTGGACACCGCTGACGCGTGACGGTGGCCAGCAGCTGGGTCGTAAGTACAACCTCTATGACCTGACCAGCGATCGCGATATTAACTACCGCTGA
- a CDS encoding capsule biosynthesis GfcC D2 domain-containing protein produces MKKLIALCAGIAASLSLQALADSQVTVFYPGQQQTAQVSHAANLAQLVASPALQGKTWWPGTVIAEKQATAVALQQQQQLLARLAGWRDALRGDDDAAQAAVVENVRQQVAALKVTGRQLVSLDPDRVRLSSSANRRLVGDYSVYTLAEPTSVTLFGAVDGAGTTPWAAGRSVADYLQPRDHVRGAERNTAQLITPDGQVSEVPVAYWNRRHVEPAAGSIIFVGFSSWTLPRDLADLNQQIVSVLTHRIPD; encoded by the coding sequence ATGAAAAAACTGATCGCTTTATGCGCAGGGATAGCGGCCTCGCTGTCGCTGCAGGCCCTGGCCGACAGCCAGGTTACGGTGTTTTATCCCGGCCAGCAGCAGACCGCACAGGTCAGCCACGCCGCTAACCTCGCCCAGCTGGTGGCCAGCCCGGCGCTACAGGGGAAAACCTGGTGGCCCGGCACGGTCATTGCTGAAAAACAGGCCACTGCGGTGGCGCTGCAGCAACAGCAGCAGCTGCTGGCACGCCTGGCGGGCTGGCGTGATGCGCTGCGCGGCGATGATGATGCCGCCCAGGCCGCGGTGGTCGAGAACGTGCGTCAGCAGGTTGCCGCGCTGAAGGTTACCGGCCGTCAGCTGGTCTCCCTCGACCCGGATCGGGTTCGCCTCTCGTCCTCCGCCAACCGCCGGCTGGTGGGTGACTACAGCGTCTACACCCTGGCCGAACCGACCTCCGTTACCCTGTTCGGTGCGGTAGACGGTGCCGGAACAACGCCGTGGGCGGCCGGGCGCAGCGTGGCTGACTACCTGCAGCCGCGTGACCACGTGCGCGGCGCGGAGCGCAATACGGCGCAGCTGATAACGCCGGACGGGCAGGTGAGCGAGGTGCCGGTCGCCTACTGGAACCGCCGCCACGTTGAGCCCGCCGCGGGCAGCATTATCTTTGTAGGCTTCTCCTCCTGGACGCTGCCGCGCGACCTGGCCGATCTTAACCAGCAGATCGTATCTGTTCTGACGCACCGGATCCCTGACTGA
- a CDS encoding YjbF family lipoprotein: MRNLPLLLICLLLQACTATQKGLSDAATQAFLGPDDIQVTAERINALPYASMYLRVADGQQIFVVLGFNENGQQKWITSDKAMVVTQNGRVIKTLGLSDNLNQVSNLQQDPLRNPLQLTEGAGWTRTLSWTEQGQLRAGEAVSRFTRLKDEVLQLAGKPVACRVWQEEVSMASNGKSWRNTFWIDTTSGQMRKTEQDLGADYLPVTTTILKPAKS; this comes from the coding sequence GTGCGAAACCTACCTCTGCTGCTAATCTGCCTGCTGTTACAGGCCTGTACCGCCACTCAAAAAGGCTTGAGTGACGCCGCGACCCAGGCTTTCCTTGGCCCCGATGATATTCAGGTGACCGCTGAACGCATTAACGCGCTGCCTTATGCCAGCATGTATTTGCGTGTCGCTGACGGTCAGCAAATTTTCGTGGTACTGGGCTTCAATGAAAACGGCCAGCAGAAGTGGATCACCAGCGATAAAGCGATGGTGGTGACGCAGAACGGCCGCGTAATCAAAACCCTGGGCCTGAGCGACAACCTGAACCAGGTCAGCAACCTGCAGCAGGATCCGCTGCGTAACCCGCTGCAGCTGACCGAGGGGGCCGGCTGGACCCGAACGCTGAGCTGGACCGAACAGGGCCAGCTGCGCGCCGGCGAAGCCGTCTCGCGCTTTACCCGTCTGAAGGATGAGGTGCTGCAGTTAGCCGGGAAGCCGGTCGCCTGCCGCGTCTGGCAGGAAGAGGTCTCTATGGCCAGCAACGGTAAGTCCTGGCGCAATACCTTCTGGATCGATACCACCAGCGGCCAGATGCGTAAAACTGAGCAAGACCTTGGCGCAGACTATCTTCCCGTGACCACCACTATCCTGAAGCCGGCAAAATCATGA
- the yjbE gene encoding exopolysaccharide production protein YjbE — MKKLLWAAAASVYLVGASAAFAAPGDAAGVEAGALSSGAATAIGVGVVAVVAGVAVGAAGGSNGSNTGTTTTTTTSTTR, encoded by the coding sequence ATGAAAAAACTGTTATGGGCTGCTGCAGCCTCTGTGTATTTAGTGGGTGCTTCTGCTGCGTTTGCTGCACCTGGTGACGCTGCTGGCGTTGAAGCTGGCGCGCTGTCTTCTGGTGCTGCAACCGCAATCGGCGTCGGCGTTGTTGCCGTTGTTGCTGGCGTTGCAGTCGGTGCAGCAGGTGGCAGTAACGGTTCTAATACCGGAACCACCACTACTACCACCACCAGCACCACCCGCTAA
- the pgi gene encoding glucose-6-phosphate isomerase, which produces MKNINPTQTAAWQDLQQHFEQMKDVQIADLFAKDSARFTAFSATFDDQILVDYSKNRITRETLDKLQALAKETDLQSAIKSMFSGEKINRTEDRAVLHVALRNRSNTPILVDGKDVMPEVNAVLEKMKGFSERIISGDWKGYTGKAITDVVNIGIGGSDLGPFMATEALRPYKNHLNMHFVSNVDGTHIAETLKDLSPETTLFLVASKTFTTQETMTNALSARDWFLKAAGDQQHVAKHFAALSTNGKAVAEFGIDTDNMFEFWDWVGGRYSLWSAIGLSIVLSIGYDNFEQLLSGAHAMDQHFANTPAEQNLPVLLALIGIWYNNFFGAETEAILPYDQYLHRFAAYFQQGNMESNGKYVDRNGNPVDYQTGPIIWGEPGTNGQHAFYQLIHQGTKLIPCDFIAPAITHNKLGDHHNKLLSNFFAQTEALAFGKSRDVVEKEFADAGLAASAVEHVAPFKVFEGNRPTNSILLRDVTPFSLGALIALYEHKIFTQGAILNIFTFDQWGVELGKQLANRILPELADGTEVTSHDSSTNGLINRYKSWR; this is translated from the coding sequence ATGAAAAATATCAATCCGACACAAACCGCTGCCTGGCAGGATCTGCAGCAGCATTTTGAACAGATGAAAGATGTGCAAATTGCTGACCTGTTTGCTAAGGATAGCGCCCGTTTCACCGCGTTCTCCGCCACCTTCGACGATCAGATCCTGGTGGACTACTCCAAGAACCGTATCACCCGCGAGACCCTCGATAAGCTGCAGGCGCTGGCAAAAGAGACTGACCTGCAGTCGGCAATCAAATCAATGTTTTCCGGTGAGAAGATCAACCGCACTGAAGATCGCGCGGTACTGCACGTTGCGCTGCGTAACCGCAGCAACACGCCAATCCTGGTCGATGGCAAAGACGTGATGCCGGAAGTCAACGCGGTGCTGGAAAAGATGAAGGGCTTCTCTGAGCGCATCATCAGCGGTGACTGGAAAGGCTATACCGGTAAAGCGATCACCGACGTGGTGAATATCGGCATCGGCGGCTCGGATCTCGGTCCGTTTATGGCCACCGAAGCGCTGCGCCCGTACAAAAACCACCTGAATATGCATTTCGTCTCCAACGTGGACGGCACCCATATCGCCGAAACGCTGAAGGACCTCAGCCCGGAAACCACGCTGTTCCTCGTGGCCTCCAAAACCTTCACCACCCAGGAGACCATGACCAACGCCCTGAGCGCGCGCGACTGGTTCCTCAAAGCGGCCGGCGACCAGCAGCACGTCGCGAAGCATTTCGCCGCGCTGTCCACCAACGGCAAGGCGGTGGCGGAGTTCGGTATCGATACCGACAACATGTTCGAGTTCTGGGACTGGGTTGGCGGCCGCTACTCGCTGTGGTCGGCGATTGGTCTGTCGATCGTGCTCTCCATCGGTTATGACAACTTTGAGCAGCTGCTGAGCGGCGCACACGCGATGGATCAGCACTTCGCCAATACCCCGGCTGAGCAGAACCTGCCGGTGCTGCTGGCGCTGATCGGCATCTGGTACAACAACTTCTTCGGTGCTGAAACCGAAGCGATCCTGCCGTACGACCAGTATCTGCACCGTTTTGCCGCCTACTTCCAGCAGGGCAATATGGAGTCTAACGGCAAGTACGTTGACCGTAACGGCAACCCGGTGGATTACCAGACCGGCCCGATCATCTGGGGCGAGCCGGGCACCAACGGCCAGCACGCGTTCTACCAGCTGATCCACCAGGGCACCAAGCTCATCCCGTGCGACTTTATCGCGCCGGCGATCACCCACAACAAGCTGGGCGACCATCACAATAAGCTGCTGTCCAACTTCTTCGCGCAGACCGAGGCGCTGGCCTTTGGTAAGAGCCGTGACGTGGTGGAGAAAGAGTTTGCCGATGCCGGTCTGGCCGCCAGCGCCGTTGAGCACGTGGCGCCGTTCAAGGTGTTTGAAGGCAACCGTCCGACCAACTCGATCCTGCTGCGCGACGTGACGCCGTTCAGCCTCGGCGCGTTAATTGCTCTGTATGAGCACAAGATTTTCACTCAGGGTGCGATTCTGAACATCTTCACCTTCGATCAGTGGGGCGTGGAGCTGGGCAAACAGCTGGCGAACCGTATTCTGCCTGAACTGGCCGATGGTACAGAGGTAACCAGCCACGACAGCTCAACTAACGGCCTGATTAACCGTTATAAGTCCTGGCGTTAA